GCTTCCGGCGCCCATGACCTGGCACGCGTCGCTGGCCCCGGTGGACTGACCGGCGGCTTCGAACACGCGGGCCCAGGCTGACGCCGAGCCAGGCACCGCACTCGGGCACGCGCCGGCCGCGGAGTAGACGCGGACTTCCGCGTTGGCGATCGGCGCCGCCGTCACGGTCGGCGCGGCGCTGGTGTCCTGCACCTCGTGCACGAGCATCCTCACGTCCAGTGCGATCGAAGGCGTGATGGTGAGCGCCAGTTCATTCGAGGTGGCGGCCATGAAACTGCCGGCCCCTTCGTATTCCGCGGTGATGGCGTGCGAGCCCACCGCGAGGTCGGTCGTGGTGAACGTCACCTCGCCGTGCGAGGCGTGGTTCATCACGCGCGAGCCGAGGATCGTGTCGCCGGCCTTGAACGTCACGGTGCCGCCTGGCAGACCGTGGCCGGGGTCTTCGCTGGCCACCGTGGCGGTCAGCGTGACCGGGACGCCGAAGAGCGACGGCGTGCTGCTGGCCGCCACCCGCACGCGCGTGGCGGTGGGCGGCCGGCGGTCGAACATCGGCACCGTGGAGGTGCGGATGCGGGTCTCACCCTTGTGCTTGATGGTGTAGGTGATCTTCGTGCTGGTCCAGTCGCTGCCGATGTCGGTCAGCGTGAACTGCAGCGCGTCGATGTTGTCCTGGACGAGTGCGGCCAGTTCCGGGTAGTCGGCGACGAAGCCGGCCGGCGGTTCCACGGCGGTCGTCACGCCCCAGTCGCCTTCGGCGACGAGCACGAACGGGTAGAGCTCCTGGTCGGAGGTCCACTCGAGGTACTCGGGCTCGACGATGGCGAGATAGCTGCCGTATTCCTCGAGCGACTTGCCGGGCACGCGCTTGCCGTTGAAGAGGCGGATTTCATGCAGTTTCACGCGCCTGACGGCGTCGGCGGAAACGGTCGGTACCGTGTAGGCCGCGTAGATGGCGTCGCCCGCAGTGGGCGTCGTGGTGGCGTTGAAGGCCACCGATCGGCCGATGACTACGTATTTCCGGCGCTCGACATCGTCGTCATCCGTCGTGATGGTGGTCGGCGGCACGATGATCGCGACGTTGCCGGCTGCGTCGGTCACGCCTTCGGCACGGTAACTGCCGACGGTCAGGACCGGGCATCCGTCGTCGGTCCCGCCAGGTCCGTCGAGGCCGTCAAACACCACGCCCCACTTCTTCGGATTAGCCGAGACGACGCTGCCGTTGGTGCACAGATCGCGCCTCGTGTAGACGCGGACGATCGCGTTGGCGACGGGCACGACACCGACCTTCGGCCGGCTGGTGCCGTCCTGCAAGGCATGAATGCTGAAGTTGACGTTCAGGGTCGCCGACGGAGCAATCGCCTGGGTGATCGCCGGCGAGCCGCTGGGGAGGTAGTTCGTCGTGCCGGCATAGACGGCAGTGATCGAGTGGCTGCCGACGGCGAGTGTCGAGGTTGTCAAGGTGGCGACACCGCTGGCATTCAGCAGGCCGGAGCCGATGACCGTCGCGCCATCCATGAACGTCACCGTTCCGGTCGCCACGCCGCCCGACGGGGCCACGGTCGCGACCGTCGCGGTGAACGTCAGCGGAACTCTGAAGAGCGACGTAAGGTTGCTCGACGCGACGGTCGTCGCCGTGACGCCCGGGGCCACCGTGATGGTGAAGGTCTGCGGCGCGCTGCGGTCAGACCCGCCATTCGCGACGCCCCCGTTATCCTGTGCGAATACCGTCACCGTCGCCACGCCGGTCATGTACGGCGCCGGGGTGTAGGTCAGTGTTCCGGCGCCATCAACCGCCGGCTGACCGGCGAAGAGGGCAGTGTTGGTGTTGGTGAGGCTAAAGCTCAGCGCCTGGCCGCTCTCATTCGACGGACCGGTGCTGAGCGCAGTCGCCCAGCCTGGCACGGTCTGGAGACCAGCGTTCACCCACGCCGCCTGGTTGGCGCCCTTGGTAAAGCTCGGCGCGTCATTCACGGCCGTGAGGTGGATCATGAACGTCTGGGCGGCGCTGGTGTCGGCGCCGCCGTTCAGCACGCCGCCGTCGTCGTGCAGTTGCACGGTCACCGTCGCCGAGCCGTTGGCGTTGGCCGCGGCCGTGTAGGTCAGCGTCCCGGCGGCGCTCACCGAGGGCTGGACCGAGAACAACGCGTTGTTGCTGTTGGTGACGATGAAGTTCATCGTCTGGCCGGCTTCATCCGCCGGGCCGGCGCTGATGCCCGTGGCCCAGTTGGCCACCGTCGCCGCCGCGCTGTCTTCGAGCACGGTTTGGTCGGTGCCCTTGGTGAAGGACGGGGCGTCATTGACCAGGTTGAGCGTGATCGCGAACGTTTGCGGTGCGCTCGTGTTGGCGCCGCCAGTGGCGATGCCGCCGTTGTCGCTGAGCGACACCGTGACGGTGGCCACGCCCACGGCGTTGGGCGCCGGGTCGTAGGTGAGCGTGCCGTTGGCGCTGACCGCCGGCTGAACCACGAACAGCGCGTTGTTGTCGTTGCCGACGTTAAAGGTCAGCACCTGGCCCGCTTCATCGGCGGGGCCGGCGCTGATGGCGGCGGCCCACCCGGCGACGGTCTGCGCGCCGGTGTCCTCGAACAGCGTCTGGTCGGCGCCCTTGGTGAAGCTGGGCGCGTCGTTCACCCCGGTCACACTGATGGTGAACGTCTGTGCGGCGCTCGTATCCAGGCCGCCATTCAAGGTGCCGCCATCGTCGCGCAGCTGCACCGTGACCGTGGCCAACCCGTTGGCGTCGGCGGCCGGTGTGTAGGTCAACACCCCGCCGGCGCTTACCGCGGGTTGCACGGCGAACAGCGCGGTGTTGGTGTTGGTGACCACGAACGCCATGGTCTGGCCGCTCTCATTGGCCGGCCCGGCGTTCATCGCCGAGCCGAGTCCGTTCACGGTCTGCGGACCGGCATCTTCCGGCACCGTCTGGTCCGAATTCAGCTGGAAGCTCGGCACATCGTTCACCGGCACCACCGTCATAGCGACCGTGCCGGTGGCGCTGCCGCCGTGGCCGTCGCTGATGGTGTAGGTGAAGCTGTCGCTGCCGAAGTAGTTGGCGGCCGGCGTGTAGCTGACCGCCATGCCGCCGACGATCGCGACGCTGCCGTTGGCGCCCTGCGTCACGCCGGTGACGGTGAGCGTCTGGCCGGCATCCGGATCGGAGTCGTTCGACAGCACCGTAAGAGTGCTGGCGCCGCTGTCTTCGAGCACGGTGGTGCTGTCGTTGCCGGCGACCGGCACGCAGTCAACCACGATCGTGGCGGTCGCGGTGTCGAACTCCGTCGGGCTCTTGTGCAGTTCATACGTGAAGCTCGCCGTTCCGCAGAAACCCGCGGCCGGGGTGAACACGAAGGCGCCGGACGGTGCGAGAGCCACGGTTCCGCCGACGGGCGTGCCGTAGAGCACGGCGCTCAGGCTGGTGGGGCCGAGGTCGTTGGAGAGGACGCCGGCCGCCGGCACGATCAGCGCGGTCTCGTAGTTGGCGAGATACGGGCCGTCATTGAGCGCGAACAGGTCGTTGCCCGGGGTGGCCTCCATGCCCAGGTTCCAGTGACTGGCATGCGTGGTCAGGACGGTCAGCTTCACCTTGGTGCCGTTCGACCGCTCGCTCACGCACGGATCCAGGTTCGCGGCCGGGATCGAGGTGGCTCCCAGGCAATTGGGCACGCGGACGTTGTTGCGGAAGATTTCGAACGTCTGCGCGGTCTGGCCCGCCGGAATCAGCGACATGTCGATCTCGAAGGTGAAGACGAGCGGGTTGGCCGTGGTGGCCGTGACCTCGGCGCCGGCCGGATCGGTCACCGTGATGTTCACCTGCTGGTTGAGGAACGTGTAGCCGGACGGCGACTGCGAGTCGGCGATCACGCCCTGGGCGATCGCCACGGTGGCGGCGGTGGTCGTCGTCACCGCGGTATTCAGCGGATCGCCGGCGCTGACGCCAGTGCCGGTTGACACCGTGCCGCTGGCGACCGCCTGCGTGATCGCCTTGATGGCCACGGTCAGCGTGACCGTCTTCGGCGTCAGGCTGACCGCGTTGAAGTGGTCAACCGCGGCGTAGGTGAACGAGTCGGTGCCGAGGAAGTCCGCGTTCGGCACGTAGCTGAAGGACCCATCCGTATTCAGCGCCAAGGTGCCGTTCGACACGCCACTCACGAGCTGCACGTGCATCGGTGCGGTGTCTTCGACTTCGACGTCATGGTCGTTGGCCAGCACGCCGGGCGCCGGCACGTCGAGCGGCTGGTTCAACATGGCGTTGAACGCATCGGCCTCGGTGATCGGCGGATCATTCACCTGGTTGACCAGGATCTGGACCGTGGCGATGGTGCCGTTGTCGATGCCGTCGTACGGCCGGTAGGTGAAGACGTCCGGCCCGGCGTAGTTGGACGCCGGCGTGTAGTTGAAGGCGCCATTTGCGCCCAGGGTCAGCATGCCGTGAGCGGGCAGTGTCACCAGGACCGCCGTCAGCGCGTTGTTCTCGGCGTCGGTGTCGTTGTTCAGGATGCCCGGTGCCGGCACGACCAGCGTGGTGTCTTCGTTCACGGCGAAGAAGTCGCCGAAGCCGACCGGCGGCACGTTGCCGTCGCGCACGTCGATGGTGACGGCGGCGCTCGCGGTCAGCATGCCGTCGCTGACGACGTAGGTGAACGCGTCAGGTCCGAAGTAGTTGGCGACCGGCGTGTAGTTGACCGATCCGTCGGCATTGACGACCGCCGTGCCATGGGCGGGCACGGTCACGGCCACGACCCGCAGCGTATCGGCCGCGTCGGCGTCGGTGTCGTTGGCGGTCAAGCTGCCAGGCCCGGTCGGCGGGAACGTGTAGATGCCGTTCTTGGCCACCGCCACCGAATCCGGCATGGCCACCGGGGCGCTGCTGGTGCTGATGATGATGTCTTCGAGAATCGGCGTGTTGATCGGATGGCTCGAGGCCATGTCGGCGCGGTACTGGATGTAGCGCGCGTTCAGGTTCAGCGGGCCGGGCCCGGCGACCGGGACGAACGCGCTCCACGTGCCGTCAGGCGTCGGCGAGTTGCCGGTGCGCACGCTGATGGCGAGGCTGGTGCCGGCGTCGGCCTGCGCGGTCCACTGGATGCTCTTCCAGTCAACCGCCGACGAGGCGTCGAACACGCGCGACTCGAACGCGCCGGGGCTCGCGCTTGGTGACAGGCGCATCCAATCGACGAACACGATGCCGCCGTACGGGTTGAAGTCGCTCGCCGCGACCGGGCGCATCGGCCCGGCCAGGGTCACGGGGTGGCTCACCGCGAGCACGCCGTCAACGTAGTAATCGACGCTGGTCGGGTTCCAGTCGATGCGGTAGCGATGGAATTCGCCGAGCGGTCCCACGCCGATCGGCGTGTCGATGGCGCCGTTGCCGGTGTTGGTGCGGGCGAAGAGCATGCCGCCGCTCAGGGTGCTGAAGATCGCCCAGGGCTCCGATGCCGACCCGAAGGTCACGGCGAAGCCGGCGTGCTGGAACGAGTCGCCGGAGAAGTTCGCGGAGAACTCGAGCGACCGGGGTGCCGTGTGGATTGCCGACGGCGTGCTGGTCGTCGTCTCCGGCAGGCACGCGCCGTTGACGTCGGTCGCGCAGGTCGCGACCCGCGCCCCGTCAACCAGCAGGATGCCGTCGACGATGGTCGAGTAGCCGGACGGGTCCCACGGCGTTTCAATCCAGCCCTGCGGCAGGGCCGGACCGGAGAACTCGGCGGCCGCTGTCGGCGCGAGCATGACTTCGCCGTCGGCTGTCTGCGAGACGTAGGTGGTTGTGCCCGTGGTGCCCGCCGCGAAATCGCTCGAGGCGGTGTCGCGCAGTGTCGGCCCCGGCACGGTGAAGGTCGGCGGCGCCATAGTGGCCGTGTTGCCGGACGCATCGGTGGACGACACGAGCTGGTAGTAGGTCGTGTTCGGCTGCAGGCCGGTCAGGGCCACCGAGTGCTGGGTGACGAAGCTGCTCTTGGTGACGGTGACCGTGCCCGGCGGCAGGCTCGACAGGCTGGCGGTGAGGATCGCTGGATCGGTGCCGTAGTCGATGCGTGAGTTCGAGACCTCGTCGGTGGTCCAGGTCACGGTCACGCGCGAGCTGTCGATCGTGGTGGCCTTGACGGCCGAGATCACCGGCGCGGTCGAGTCCTCCAGGGTGTCGGCGAAGACCACGTCCACCCAGTAGTTGTTCGCGTTGAAGGTTTGGGTCGGGAACGCAACGCCTCCCGGACTGTAGACGCCGTTGCCGCCGACGGAGGCCGAGGAAGCCGCATGCAGCGGGGCCGCGTTGCGCGCCGTCGTGAAGTACGCCGGATCGTAGGCGTAGCCGCCATTGGGCGTGTGGTACGACGCGACATACGTGGTGTTGGCGGTAATCGCGACCGGCGAGCCGAAGCTCACCTGCTGCCACCCGGTGGCGGTCTCATTGGTGAACACGGCGGTCGCCAGCAGCGCGCCGCCGGCGGTCCAGAGGTTGCCGATGTGCGTGCCGGTGTTCGCCGGGCCCTTGTAGAAGCGGAGCCCGGTGATGAAGCCGTCGATGTCGCTGGTGAGCTTCACGCCGAGCTCGTACTCGCCGGAGTCGGCCGCGCTGGGGTTGAGAGGCACCACGGACGGCTTCCACAGGCTCGTGCACGGACACTCGCCGACGATCACGTTGACCGTGATGCCGGGGCCGGCCGATTCCAGGTTGCCGGTGTCATCGACCGCCCGCACACGAAGATTGGCCGGGCCGACCGCGCCGGGCGCCCACTGATAACTCCAGTTTGACGTGCCTTGCGCCTGGTGCCACGTCAGGCCGGCGTCGACCGACACCTCCACCGCGGCCACGGTGCCGCCACCGGTGTCGGCCGCGGTGCCACCGATCGTGATCGCCGTACCGGACTCGACCTGCGTCCCGGCCGCCGGTGAGGTGATGGTCGAAGTCGGCGCGAAGATGTCGGCGGACGCGGCGGTGGCCGCCAGTGGCCTGGTTGCGTCGGCGCCGATCTGCAGCGAGCCCGGCTGCGCCCCCATGTCCGCCAACAGGTTCACGGTCGCCTGTTGCATCGCCTGGTCCGGTGTGTGGGAAATCGGACTCTGGCCGTTGTCGTCGTGCTCCGCGTCCAATCCCCACGCCCACTGGACGGTGCTGGCGCCGAAGACGAATGCGCCGCTGTTGTGGCGGTACAGCGTCAGGTGGTGCGTGGCCGCGCCGACGCCAACGGTGGCGCCGAAGTCGATGATTCTCTCGACGGCGGGTGACGTGGTCGACGACAGGTGCATGAGACCACCGGGCCGGAAGCCGTTGTCGAGATCCTCGCCCCACTCGTACCCCAGCGTGCCGTCAGGGAAGGTGGCCACGCCGGTGGTGAGGTTGGCGACGCGCGTGTTCCGCCAGATGCGCAGGCCGGCCATCGAGGCCGGGACGGTGATGGCGGTGGGGCCGGCGAGGTTGGAGTTGACGGTCCAGATCGCGCCGATCAATGCGTTTTCCGGCCGGCCGCCGTCGTTCGGCGGGCCGAACCGCGTGTCGCGCCAGGTGCCGGTCGCCACGTTCGGCGTGGGATCGATCTTGACCCCGGCGAGCGTGTCCTTGTAGCTGACCAGGGTGCGGTAGGCCGTGTTCGTGCCGTCGATGCTCGGTTCGTAGCGGGTCTTCCAATACACCTCGTTGCCGCTGAAGAAGGCCAGGCTGACGCCGGCGTCGCGCGCGGCCTCGACCCGGGCGCGCTGGTCAGCCGACCAGTACTCGTCGTGGCCCGCGGACACGAAGACCTTGGGCTTGCCGGAGCCCGAGAGCGCCGCGCCGAGCCGATCGGTGTCGACCCCGGACCAGTACTTCACGTCATACCCATTGGCTTCGAGGAAGCGAAGCATCGGGTATTCGGCGCTGAACAGGAAGCTCTGGGGGCTGTGGCCGCGCGTGTCGATCGGCCGGTTGTAGCTGACCTTCACGGCGCGTCGCGCGCAGGAATTGTTGTAGGCCGACCCTGCGTTGCTCATGCCGGTGCCGCCGATGTCGTCGCCGGGTGCGCAATACAGGCTGGCGCCGCCGTACTTGTTGTAGGCCTGCCACGTGGTGTCGGCGGTCTGCATCAACAGGTCGGCCGTGCGCGCGTCGTCGCGGACCAGGAAAACGATGTGGCTCGAACCGAGCGTGCCGGTGGTGCGTGTCAATTTGGCGACGAAGACGCCGGAGGTGACGCCTGCCGAACTCCACGAGCCGGTCACGCCCCAGTTCCCGCAGTCGTAGTTGCCCGTGGCCTCATCCGCGACGCACGCCGGCTGGTTCTGCGCCGCGGTGATCTGCTCGGGGGTGAGTGTCACTTCGGGAATCGTCGATGACGAGGAACCTACCAGGCGCGCTCCGAGCCCCTGGTAGTAGCCCAGCCGGTAGACGTCAATCGTGAATGGGCCCGCGCTCGTGATCTTGAAGTTGACGGTCTGGCCCTTGTTGACGCTCATGTCTGCCGCGAATCCCTGGATCGTGGACTCGCCCGCGCCGCCGATATCCCAGTTCGGGCTGCCGGTCAGCAGGTTCTCGGCCACGATCGGATTGGCCTGCGCCAGCAGGCCGTCGGGCCGTCCCGACCCCCGGCCGTGCAGGAGGACGATCGCGGCGATGATCCCGAGAACGAGTCGGACGGGGCGACGGGTGGCGTAGTGGCGGATCATGGTCATGGTTGCCATCAATCTCGAGACACCGACACGGTCGGGTCCATGGGGCCACCGGCGTGCGCACGCGTACGACACGCGTCCGCTGCCAGCGGCGTCTGCTGCACGAATATTTCGAAGTGCGACTGCCACACAGCAACGACCATTCCAACTGGCTGGGTACGACAACCAGGCGCCGCGAACCGCCGGACTTACAGGACTGGTGGGTCGGTCGCCGGTTCGCGGGGGGTTTTCGCGCGGACAGCGGGCGCGCCCCCGTGTGAGCGGGGGCGTCGTGGCCGCGGGGTAGGAGGACTTGCAGACCTTTGTCGCCTCGGGGGGCGACTCAGCCATACTGCGTTACGGCGTCACGGGTGTGTTCATGCCCGTTTGCACTTCCGCCAGCGTCAGCGCGCGGTTGTAGATGCGAACGTCGTCGATCAGGCCCGCGAACCACTCACCCCAGATGGAATTGCCGCCGATGGTCAACGCCCGCGCGGACGTGATGATGTTGCCGGCGTAGGCGCGGGTCCTGACGAGCACGCCGTTCACATAGAGCCGGATGTTCGCACCGTCATAGGTCATGGCGACATGTGTCCAGGCATTCAGCGGCATCGTCGCCGTGCCGTTCGCCGAGCGATCGGTGCTGCCCAGGTTGACGAAGCCCGCGGGCCGCGAGGCGTTGTCGTTGGCGTAGAGGGCATATGCGAGCCCGTTGGTGGTTTCCTTCAGCACCACCGATCGCCAGCTGCCGAGCGACGACGGGCGCAGCCACGCCATCAGCGTGGTCCGCGTGACGTCAAGCGCCGCGGTGTCGGCCACCGTGACGAGATCGTTCACGCCGTCGAACGAAAGAGCGTTCCCGTTCTTCCCGGCGGTGGACCACGTCGCGCCGGAAATCGACCCGGTCTGGCCGGCGCCGGACGCGTCGGCCGCCGTGGTGCCGCTGCCTTCGTTGAAGCCGTAGGCCGCCACCAGTCCGGGCACGAACGTGCCGTCATCGTTGGTGATCGTGGCGATGCCCTGGGCGTCGGCGATGGTCGCATTCGCCGGCAAGCTCAGATTCACCAGGATGGTCTCGCTCGACTCGACGGCGGTCTCGCCAGTGACCGTGACCGCGATCGGCTGTGACAGCACGCCGGGCAGGAAGGTGAGCGTGCCGGACGCCGCGGTGTAATCCGTTCCCGCGGTGGCGGTGCCGTCGGCGGTCGCGTAGGCGACCGTCACCGTCTGCGCGCTCATCGCCGACAAGGTCACCGAGAGAGTGGCGGCCGTCGTGCCGCTCTGGCCTTCGGCCACCGCCACGTCGGTGATCGAGATGGCCGGCAGCGAGTCGTCATTGGTGATCGTGCCCGTTGCCTGGGTCCGGGCCAGTGTGGCATTCACGGGGAGGCTGAGGTCAATAACGAACGTTTCGTTGGCCTCGTAGAGGCTGTCGCCGTTGAGCGTCACGTTGACCGTGGCGGTGGTCGCGCCGGCCGCGAACGTCGCCGTGCCAGTGGCCGCGACGTAGTCCGATCCGGCGGACGCCGTGCCGTTGGCGGTGGCGTAGGCCACCGTCACCGCCTGGCCGCTCGCGGCCGACAGCGTCAGGGTGAACGACGCGAGCTTCGTGCCGCTGTTGCCCTCGCTGATCGACAGGTCGGCAATCGTGATCGTCGGCGCGGGGTCGTCGTCGGTGATGGTGCCGCCGCCTTGCACGTCAGCCAGGGTCGCGTTGACCGGCGCCGACAGGTTGACGACGAATGATTCATTCGCCTCGTTGAGAGTATCGCCGATGACCGAGACGGTGATCGGTGTCGCGACCTCGCCCGGCAGGAAGGTAACCGTGCCGGAGGCGGCGACGTAATCGGCGCCGGCGCCGGCCGTGCCGTTGGCGGTTGCGTATGCCACGGTGACCGTCGAACTGCTGGCGCCAGACATCGAGACCGCAAATACGGCAGTGGCGGTGCCGGCATTACCTTCCGCCACGGACGGGTCGGTAATGGCGAGTGACGGCGTCGGGTCGTCGTCGGTGATGGCGACGTTGCCCTGGGCGTCGGCCATGGTGGCGTTGACCGGCGTGCCCAGGTTGATGACGAAGGCCTCATTGGGCTCGTCGACGGCGTCAGCGGTGACGGCAATCGTGATCGGCTGCGACGTTTCACCCGGCAGGAAGGTCACCACGCCGCTGGCCGCAACATAGTCACTCCCGGCGGTGGCACTACCGTTCGCCGTGGCGTACGACACCGTGATGGTCTGCGTGCCGGCTTCGGACAGCGAGACCGTGAGGGTGGCGTTCGTGCTCCCGCTGTCGCCTTCAGTGACCGCCGCGTCGCCGATCGACATGGCCGGCAGGCCCTCGTCGTTGAGGATGGTGCCGGTCGCCTGGCTGTCGGCGATGGTGGCGTTGCCGGCCCCGCTCAAGTTCACGACGAACGATTCGTTCAGCTCGAGGCCGGTGTCACCGTTGATCACGACGGTGATGGTCGTGGTGGTCGCGCCAATCGCGAAGCTCGCGGTGCCCGCGGCGGCCACGTAGTCCGATCCGGCCGAAGCCGTGCCGTCGGCGGTGGCGTAGCCGACCGACACCGCCTGGCCGCTGGCCGCTGACAGGGTGAGGGTGAACGCCGCGATCGACGTGCCGCTGTGGCCCTCGGTCACCGACGCGTCGGCAATCGTGATCGACGGTGCCGCATCATCGTCGGTGATGGTCACCGCACCCTCCGCGTCGGCAATGGTGGCGTTGGCCGGCGCCGACAGGCTGACGACGAACGTCTCGTCGGCTTCATCAGCCGTGTCGCCGCTCACCGACAGCGCGATTGGCTGGGAGGTCACTCCTGGCGCGAAGGTGAGCGTGC
The Vicinamibacterales bacterium genome window above contains:
- a CDS encoding N,N-dimethylformamidase beta subunit family domain-containing protein: MTMIRHYATRRPVRLVLGIIAAIVLLHGRGSGRPDGLLAQANPIVAENLLTGSPNWDIGGAGESTIQGFAADMSVNKGQTVNFKITSAGPFTIDVYRLGYYQGLGARLVGSSSSTIPEVTLTPEQITAAQNQPACVADEATGNYDCGNWGVTGSWSSAGVTSGVFVAKLTRTTGTLGSSHIVFLVRDDARTADLLMQTADTTWQAYNKYGGASLYCAPGDDIGGTGMSNAGSAYNNSCARRAVKVSYNRPIDTRGHSPQSFLFSAEYPMLRFLEANGYDVKYWSGVDTDRLGAALSGSGKPKVFVSAGHDEYWSADQRARVEAARDAGVSLAFFSGNEVYWKTRYEPSIDGTNTAYRTLVSYKDTLAGVKIDPTPNVATGTWRDTRFGPPNDGGRPENALIGAIWTVNSNLAGPTAITVPASMAGLRIWRNTRVANLTTGVATFPDGTLGYEWGEDLDNGFRPGGLMHLSSTTSPAVERIIDFGATVGVGAATHHLTLYRHNSGAFVFGASTVQWAWGLDAEHDDNGQSPISHTPDQAMQQATVNLLADMGAQPGSLQIGADATRPLAATAASADIFAPTSTITSPAAGTQVESGTAITIGGTAADTGGGTVAAVEVSVDAGLTWHQAQGTSNWSYQWAPGAVGPANLRVRAVDDTGNLESAGPGITVNVIVGECPCTSLWKPSVVPLNPSAADSGEYELGVKLTSDIDGFITGLRFYKGPANTGTHIGNLWTAGGALLATAVFTNETATGWQQVSFGSPVAITANTTYVASYHTPNGGYAYDPAYFTTARNAAPLHAASSASVGGNGVYSPGGVAFPTQTFNANNYWVDVVFADTLEDSTAPVISAVKATTIDSSRVTVTWTTDEVSNSRIDYGTDPAILTASLSSLPPGTVTVTKSSFVTQHSVALTGLQPNTTYYQLVSSTDASGNTATMAPPTFTVPGPTLRDTASSDFAAGTTGTTTYVSQTADGEVMLAPTAAAEFSGPALPQGWIETPWDPSGYSTIVDGILLVDGARVATCATDVNGACLPETTTSTPSAIHTAPRSLEFSANFSGDSFQHAGFAVTFGSASEPWAIFSTLSGGMLFARTNTGNGAIDTPIGVGPLGEFHRYRIDWNPTSVDYYVDGVLAVSHPVTLAGPMRPVAASDFNPYGGIVFVDWMRLSPSASPGAFESRVFDASSAVDWKSIQWTAQADAGTSLAISVRTGNSPTPDGTWSAFVPVAGPGPLNLNARYIQYRADMASSHPINTPILEDIIISTSSAPVAMPDSVAVAKNGIYTFPPTGPGSLTANDTDADAADTLRVVAVTVPAHGTAVVNADGSVNYTPVANYFGPDAFTYVVSDGMLTASAAVTIDVRDGNVPPVGFGDFFAVNEDTTLVVPAPGILNNDTDAENNALTAVLVTLPAHGMLTLGANGAFNYTPASNYAGPDVFTYRPYDGIDNGTIATVQILVNQVNDPPITEADAFNAMLNQPLDVPAPGVLANDHDVEVEDTAPMHVQLVSGVSNGTLALNTDGSFSYVPNADFLGTDSFTYAAVDHFNAVSLTPKTVTLTVAIKAITQAVASGTVSTGTGVSAGDPLNTAVTTTTAATVAIAQGVIADSQSPSGYTFLNQQVNITVTDPAGAEVTATTANPLVFTFEIDMSLIPAGQTAQTFEIFRNNVRVPNCLGATSIPAANLDPCVSERSNGTKVKLTVLTTHASHWNLGMEATPGNDLFALNDGPYLANYETALIVPAAGVLSNDLGPTSLSAVLYGTPVGGTVALAPSGAFVFTPAAGFCGTASFTYELHKSPTEFDTATATIVVDCVPVAGNDSTTVLEDSGASTLTVLSNDSDPDAGQTLTVTGVTQGANGSVAIVGGMAVSYTPAANYFGSDSFTYTISDGHGGSATGTVAMTVVPVNDVPSFQLNSDQTVPEDAGPQTVNGLGSAMNAGPANESGQTMAFVVTNTNTALFAVQPAVSAGGVLTYTPAADANGLATVTVQLRDDGGTLNGGLDTSAAQTFTISVTGVNDAPSFTKGADQTLFEDTGAQTVAGWAAAISAGPADEAGQVLTFNVGNDNNALFVVQPAVSANGTLTYDPAPNAVGVATVTVSLSDNGGIATGGANTSAPQTFAITLNLVNDAPSFTKGTDQTVLEDSAAATVANWATGISAGPADEAGQTMNFIVTNSNNALFSVQPSVSAAGTLTYTAAANANGSATVTVQLHDDGGVLNGGADTSAAQTFMIHLTAVNDAPSFTKGANQAAWVNAGLQTVPGWATALSTGPSNESGQALSFSLTNTNTALFAGQPAVDGAGTLTYTPAPYMTGVATVTVFAQDNGGVANGGSDRSAPQTFTITVAPGVTATTVASSNLTSLFRVPLTFTATVATVAPSGGVATGTVTFMDGATVIGSGLLNASGVATLTTSTLAVGSHSITAVYAGTTNYLPSGSPAITQAIAPSATLNVNFSIHALQDGTSRPKVGVVPVANAIVRVYTRRDLCTNGSVVSANPKKWGVVFDGLDGPGGTDDGCPVLTVGSYRAEGVTDAAGNVAIIVPPTTITTDDDDVERRKYVVIGRSVAFNATTTPTAGDAIYAAYTVPTVSADAVRRVKLHEIRLFNGKRVPGKSLEEYGSYLAIVEPEYLEWTSDQELYPFVLVAEGDWGVTTAVEPPAGFVADYPELAALVQDNIDALQFTLTDIGSDWTSTKITYTIKHKGETRIRTSTVPMFDRRPPTATRVRVAASSTPSLFGVPVTLTATVASEDPGHGLPGGTVTFKAGDTILGSRVMNHASHGEVTFTTTDLAVGSHAITAEYEGAGSFMAATSNELALTITPSIALDVRMLVHEVQDTSAAPTVTAAPIANAEVRVYSAAGACPSAVPGSASAWARVFEAAGQSTGASDACQVMGAGSYRAIGTTDANGDVRIIVPRLPDASTAGYLVVARTDDAVEPWAGEDVRYTYGAVSAADANAPSPQVLLHQIRLANGTRVAALATAVEGAGVTIVEPAYIERGADTEHYPVIVTGAGDWSATTTIGLPAGVVAPRDALSTRSAGPTTPVQFAITGNGADWRTTTFTHSIGHDGRVTIREARVPVRDRKAPTMREQ